A stretch of Mytilus edulis chromosome 11, xbMytEdul2.2, whole genome shotgun sequence DNA encodes these proteins:
- the LOC139494898 gene encoding uncharacterized protein, whose product MVMARFVLYSLVIIVFYYDSILAANADKRILLTDPDYADNQQLHRDIQVLKSTIQEIKQMDISQSTLIQQQTAEIANVQTKTVEIDNLKTKLQQQTAEIVNLQTKLQQREKAHLDMETKLQQILSSPTGSVYIQWGRKSCTKNGTDLVYSGLGGGGYYSHKGRSATPVCVPHDPDLGHVSSAGYFANIYGMEYDDAEFGANMMSQDVPCAVCRAIHKTSVIMVPGKLSCVKGWKMEYKGILASGHYDDAGASSYICMDHSVEVLEGGAKNEDGYKLFPVKAFCGSLKCPPYVQNSIFNCVVCSK is encoded by the exons ATGGTTATGGCAAGGTTTGTCTTATATTCTCTCGTTATAATAGTATTTTACTATGACAGTATCTTGGCTGCAAATGCCGATAAGCGTATTCTTCTCACAGATCCTGATTATGCGGATAACCAACAACTACATCGTGATATCCAGGTATTGAAATCAACTATACAGGAAATTAAGCAGATGGATATTTCTCAGTCTACTTTGATACAGCAACAGACGGCTGAAATTGCAAATGTGCAAACTAAGACGgttgaaattgataatttaaaaaccaAGTTACAACAACAGACTGCTGAAATCGTTAATTTACAAACTAAGTTACAACAAAGGGAAAAGGCTCATTTGGATATGGAAACCAAACTGCAACAGATTCTGTCAA GTCCAACGGGATCAGTCTATATACAATGGGGAAGAAAATCATGTACCAAAAACGGAACGGATCTTGTTTATTCAG GTTTAGGCGGAGGAGGTTATTATAGCCATAAAGGACGATCTGCAACACCTGTTTGTGTACCTCATGATCCCGACCTAGGACATGTTAGCTCCGCTGGGTATTTTGCAAATATATATGGAATGGAATATGACGATGCGGAATTTGGGGCAAACATGATGAGTCAAGATGTTCCATGTGCTGTTTGTAGGGCAATTCATAAGACCTCTGTAATAATGGTACCTGGAAAATTAAGTTGTGTAAAAGGATGGAAAATGGAATATAAGGGAATACTAGCATCTGGTCATTATGATGATGCCGGGGCATCCTCATATATTTGTATGGATCACTCGGTCGAGGTTTTAGAAGGAGGAGCCAAGAATGAAGATGGTTATAAATTGTTCCCAGTCAAGGCCTTTTGTGGATCTCTCAAGTGCCCTCCTTATGTACAAAACAGTATTTTCAACTGCGTTGTTTGCTCAAAATAA